GGGATCTCGCTTTCTCTAATATTTCCCTTGATTTCCACTTCAAGCGGATTTCATAGCTTGCAGCCACAGCACTCATTTGCAGTTTGATTTTTTGATCCATGAAAGCCCTTAGTTAGAATTGGTAGCATGGAATAGGAAACACTGGAATACCCACCAGAACATAGACTGATGCCAGTAGGGTTTGTTGGCTCCCGTCATGTTCTCTCCTGCGAGTCTTCCACTCACAACGGCATGATCGTGGTGCTCCACTCGCCTGCGGCCCAGTCTGATGTCGTAGAAACACGCAGCATCTCCAGCCTAAATCCAGACAGAAGGGAAGGAGGATGCATGGATTAGATTTTCCAACTATGTTATAGTTTCATTACATGTCTACAGAAGGTGCACTGTTTCTGGACCATGCCATAGTTTGCCTGAGGGGGGCActgtaatataaaatattactaaAAGGTCAAAGGCATTTACAGTTCACCTTAACCTAAAAGGTAAACCCCATATATCCTCCACAGGTCTTTATGATCTTGCTGACCGGTCTTGTTGGCCTATTTAAATTACCTTATAAACATTAACTTACCACCCAAATATTGGATCTAGCTTGCAGCTCTGCATTGACCCGATAGCCACCAAAGTCAGAGTCCACCTCCAGACCTGCTGACTTGGCAAGGTCAACATTGGGCTCCAGGCCAACGGCTGCAACAATGTGATCGGTTTTCACCTACAAGGTGAAGCACAACATAATCAGTGACTAATAAGTCATTTTGTGAATTACACCGAACTTGTGCAAACACCAGGACCTACCAATCGTCCATCCTTCAGTTGGATTTCTAACTTATCATCTTTGCAGGTGACTGATTTCACCAAAGCTTCTGCGATGACTTTTACGCCCTCTAGAAAACCAAAAGGAGAGTATTTAATAAAACAGACATGATAAGATACACAATGAAACTCAGGCAATGAGACCAGTCAGACACACAAGTAAACAAAATGGGCGTGAACCTCTCTTGACTTTTGCTGTCGTCCAATTGCTCAGATACTCAGGCAACACCTTTCCCATGTTGCCCTTCTCAGGGAACATCTGTATCACCTCCAGGTCAGACTCATTTGCTGAAGAACACAGAAAGATAATGAGTGATCCCACAACAATCTAATTCACCCACATTCATTTtgttcattattattgttaatagtCTTACATCTCCTGCCGAGGGCACAGGCCAGCTCGCTGCCCAAGAAGCCACCTCCGATGATTGTGACAGACTGGATGTTTCTGGAGACCTTATCCAGAGCTTTAAAGTCCTCAATCTGTGGAGGACAACAACATTTATACGAAAGGTACTCCTTTGTTTTTAGTAGTTTGACACACGGTcattataaacacattaaaactgcCTTATAtgcttgtgtgagtgtgttaagCTGTGACATGACTGCAATGATTGTTTTCGCAAGGagacttcttctttttttaaatgtaagacTATAAGAAACAGTTGGCCCTGTAGCCACATTTACACCACTGGTGTCACTGAGTAATCTGCATTTCCTGCAGTTTCTTATGAATTATATCTATGTGAATCTTATatctgataaaatgcttttaatgtatttaatttatacattttctagATGAAACTAAGTTTGCAAATGTTTGCTCAGTGGCTTCAATCATGCAACACTTTTACAATTAATCccacaacaaaaatattttttagagCTTTGAACAAGCTGTCAGAAATTCCCCAAACTGACACAGAGCTATCGCCCCCTAGTGGCTAAACACTGACCTTGCGGAACAAAGTCGTCCTCTTCATCACCTCGTCCCCTGCTCTTTCAATGACCTGGAGATTTCTGGGCACTCCCCCTGAAGAGATCGGCTCTAATTAGCTTCCACAAGGTTTATGCCACATCTGATAATACATTCTTTTTTAATATAAGGTGGCTTACCTGTTGCAATCAAACACTTGTCATACGAGATCTCAGTTTCATCGtccagttttactttgtttcctctcacGTCCATGTGAACAACCTGAAGTGGATCACATCATATATTTGATGTCAAAAATATTGCTCAACAcagtcaaaaaataaatattcatccTCAATTCTGGTATTAATGATTTATTCAAATACCGTCCTGTACTGTATGGAATTATAAAGCCAGCAGATTGTTGTGTCTGAATgttgaaaggaaaacaaagataaaCCAACCTTTTTGCCAGTGAGAACAGCCACTCCTCCATTTTCTGCACTGTCCAATTCCTCTGGACTGATGTAAAATGATGCTGGCTGGAAGTAGATactgaaaaatatcaaaaaataaattaaaaaaaagtaccaAAATCATTGCACATGTTTCACCAGTTTCTGTCTAAATTCCCCTCAGCAGG
This genomic window from Sparus aurata chromosome 13, fSpaAur1.1, whole genome shotgun sequence contains:
- the aifm1 gene encoding apoptosis-inducing factor 1, mitochondrial isoform X8 is translated as MRPPLSKELWFSDDPSVTDTLRFKQWNGKERSIYFQPASFYISPEELDSAENGGVAVLTGKKVVHMDVRGNKVKLDDETEISYDKCLIATGGVPRNLQVIERAGDEVMKRTTLFRKIEDFKALDKVSRNIQSVTIIGGGFLGSELACALGRRSNESDLEVIQMFPEKGNMGKVLPEYLSNWTTAKVKREGVKVIAEALVKSVTCKDDKLEIQLKDGRLVKTDHIVAAVGLEPNVDLAKSAGLEVDSDFGGYRVNAELQARSNIWVAGDAACFYDIRLGRRRVEHHDHAVVSGRLAGENMTGANKPYWHQSMFWSDLGPDVGYEAIGIVDSSLPTVGVFAKATAKDTPKAATEESGTGIRSESETEDTAVSPVASSLPAPVVQQNKDDYGKGVIFYLRDKVVVGIILWNVFNRMPIARKIIKDGEEHADLNEVAKLFNIHED